The following DNA comes from Lemur catta isolate mLemCat1 chromosome 19, mLemCat1.pri, whole genome shotgun sequence.
GTTGTGTGCTAAGCACCGTGCCAAGCGGCTTTACTTACTTTTGGAATCCCGGCCTATTTGTGCGAGGGAGGGGCTGCTCATGTGTGCCTTTAACAGAGGAGGGgaccgaggcccagagagaggaagacaTTTGCCCCAAATCAAGTAGTTGAGACTTGGACTCAGTCTTGAATAGTTATAGTCCATCTCGAGTGGTTATAGTTAGTATGCATGAACTCAGTGTCTTAACTGCCTGGTGAAGTAAGGGAGTAGTATCTCAGTTTTAcggagggggaaactgaggcagagagcttaAGTGAATGTCCCATGTCATACAGTGAGTAAACAGTGGAGTCTGAACTggaacccaggtctttctgactctGAAGCCCAGCTCTCCACGCCTTGCAGACACAAGTAAATGGCCCCATTTTAGAGACCAGGAAATTGAGGTCCGAACTTGGACTGAAATGATGTCAGGTGTTCCAGGGCAGGGAGTAGAGAGCCAGGATCCAAGGCTCCTCCACCGTCCCCTCCACCTCCCATCCGCAGCCCTCCTCCCTTTGCCTCCTGAGCGCCGGCTCCTTTTCTCGGGCTGAGCTGCTGCGCGCCGAGCGCCGCATCCTGAGCCGCTTGGACTTCCGGCTGCACCATCCTGGCCCCCTGCTGTGCCTGAGGCTGCTGGCTGCGCTGGCGGGGAGCGCCCCCCAGgtgcgtgggggtgggggcgtggccGGCGCGTGGGGGCGTGGCCTGGAGTTCACCACGCCTCCTCGGTAGGTGATGTTGCTTGCCACCTACTTCCTGGAGCTGTCCTTGCTGGAGGCCGAGGCTGCGGGATGGGAACCGGGTCGTCGCGCAGCTGCGGCTCTGAGCCTGGCGCAACGCGTGCTTTACGGCGCGGGCCCCAGGCCCCTGTCGGCGTTTTACAGGTGTGGCTTGGGTGGAGGGCTGTGATCGGGTCTCCAGGGCCCTCCCTTTCTTGTCACCATCTTCACCATCTCGGAGAATGAGAGACAATTACttggggaggaggtggcacttAGACTTGACTTTTCTGGGGTTGGGAGAGAATGGGGTGTCTGCCTAGCCCGGAGGATCCCACTTGCTTTTCTCTGGGGGGTGTTTGAGAGAAAGGGGGTGTTTTTCCAGGTTTGGGGACCCTTAACCTTGCCTCAGGGCGGAAGATGCTCTGCCTTCCAGGCTTGAGAACAAAGGGTTTCCCAGGCCTTGAGTCCGCCCGCTCTGTATCTGGTCGCGGATGCAGTGGCCCTTTAGCTGCTAGAGTCGTTAGCCATGCCGCAGGGTGGCAGGGTGAGTCACTTTTCCTCCCTGCGTGTGCCCCCAGGGTAGAGTGGATGTCTGTCCATCCTCAGcctcactccttccttcctctcgGGTGCTGGCTCCATTCTAGCGGAGCTCTGCGGGGAGAATCGCGTGTCTGCCCCTCCTCGGGGTCCCCATTCACTCTAGTTGAGGATGGGACACGTGTTCGACCTCCAGAGAGCACCTGGGCAAGCCCCCAGGCACCTACATCGACGTGTCTTCGCAGCCTTGGGTCTCCTGTCCCGAGGATAGGTCATCTTCATCcgcttgcctcagtttctctgtctccCCGCTGCAGCCCCGAGGAGCTGAGCCCTCTCGAGCCGTGCATGGCCCGCGCCGCGCTCCGAGGCCCCGCGCCGGGCCGCGCCGCCGTCTTCCTCAAGTACGCGCGGCCCCCGCGCCAGCGCGCCAGTCTCGCCGCCGCCCGCCTCCTCCGCCGCCCCCGGCCTGGGCCTCCGTGAGGGCGGAGACtcagccaaacaaacaaaacaaaaccgcCCTCGGTGTCTGTCCGTCTCTCATCTCAATAAAAGAGTTTCTTTTATTCTGAGCGCTCTCGGGCCTTATTGGTCGCATTCTGGGCCTCTCTCGCTTTCCATTGGTCGTTTCCTAGGTCTCTCGTCCCTCTGATTGGATATTCTCACAGTGGTCCTTAATGGTTGCTGGGAGATGAGATGCAAATTCTGAACTCCTCCACGAGGGGGCACCAGCGGACTTTCCCAAGCACCACACGGCCGCGTTAAACTGGGATCCCCTCGTGGTTGGGAAGAAACTGCATGGGACAGTGATTGTGGGGAACTGAGAATGCCCGCTCCACTCATGAGGAATGCTACCTCGATGGTCGACTGACTTTCAGATTTTATTCAAGTAAAGCTGAAAACCTGCAATTCCATAAACACTTCTGTTTATATCAACTAATTCAATTTATTATGGTTATACAAGTTCACATCACATATGTTGGCCTGTGAGGGTCATCAGTTTGTAACAGTACAAGTTCTTGATAGTAAGAGCTCGGACAATGGGGCCTAATTTACATAACCTCTGAAGTGCCCCAGTGTCAAGGGGAATAGTTAGTAAGTAGATAATGATAGTACTGACCTCATGGTGGTGTGGTGAGGATGTCagttaatatatacataaaactctaggacaatgcctggcacctagtagatGCTGTGAGAGTGTATCCTAGCAGGAATGTGAATTAGGTACAGTTGCCCTCTGCTCCTGTGCCCCAGTACCTAGCCATTTACTTGGTCATAAAACATTTGTTATGAATCAAAGGAtctccatatttttaattaaaaccacaCATCTGAGGTGAGTACACTGCTCGGGAATTCAAGCTCAAGAATTTTAGACTCCTAATTGAGCCTGGGtttggaggcacagagaggaagaTGTTTCCACCCCTGAGGTTGTTCAAGGTTGAACACCTTGAACATCCCAAGGTTGGTGCCCAGGGATTAGGGGAAACTCATTCAGCAAAAACATTTTACAGCAAAGTACAATAAGAGATAGAGGCAGATGCTGCTGTTGGGTTGGAAAGTGCTGTTTAGGCTCGTTCAGCCTGTTGAATGGGACCTCTGGGGGGAGGATGTGCAGAGGGGGTTAGGGGGTTGGAGATACAGGTGCTTGGGGCCAGGACCCAAGCTAGGGtcttgggggaagggggaggaatggTCATACATAAGGCTATTCACTAATTTATTCAATGACTATTTATGCATGCTGACTCAGAGCCAGGCATTTATGATCACATAACCCAGAGTCTAATGGAGGATAAGAAACACCAGTTGTTAATTTCCCATTACTGTAgaggccctgtgctaagtgctttacctgCATAATATAATTCAGTTCCTATAACCACTCTGAGCTGAACGTGCCTGTTATCCTCATGCCACACAGAGGAAGTTAAAGTGGAGGAAGATCGAGGAATTGGCCAAGGGCCCATAGCTATGTAGGCGGCTAAAGAGGATTGAAAGGCAATCACCTCATTCGCCCTGTTTTTCTCTGGAAAGCTTCCCCCATGCTTCCTctcttgaacatttttattactgtgCTGCTTGCCTTGGGCTGTCACTGACTGGGGacttctctgccttcttgctgGTTTTCCCCCTAGACGGTGAGCTGGATGAGGGCAAGAAGCAGATCTCTCTTGTTTATAGAGTTATctgctccaggaagccttcaCTCAGCACTTCAGCCCAGGATAGGTGCTTTCTCTGGACCCTCACGGCCTATTGTGCCCCCTCATCCTGGCCGACCACTTTGCATGTACCTGGCCCATCCCAATCCTGACCCTTCTGCCTGAGCTTCCCAGGCTAGCCCACTCAGAGCTGTCACTGTCTGGACTGGGGGCCCAGTGAGGGCAGGGTCTGAAGGTCTCTCATCACCCAGCTGATGTCCCAGCATCACCCAGCACAGAGCCGGGGACAGAAAAGatatcagtgaatatttattgcaaaaataaacaaatgaatccCAAAGTTGATATTATTGTTCCATGTTACTGATGAGGAGACAGAGTTCCTGGTGATTTAAGTGAGCTGGTCAAGTCATACAACTAGTTAGAAAATAAGCAGGGATTTAAATTTGGGCAGCTTGGGACGAGATCCTGTGTTCTTATCCAATATGCCAAATGGCTAGTGGGCTGAAAGCCAACTTTCTGTGAGGTTGGCATCttcctgcttttttcccccagccTCGTcctttccttctagaaatctTTGGGAGCTTTGGGCTTGGGGGAacagcaggcaggagggaggagagggtaAACGGAATGGGAAGGAGAGAAGCCGACTGAAGAACTAGGACTTGGGCTAATTTGAAGGGGAGCGTGGGGAAAGTCTTGAGGGGTTTCTCTAGACCCATAGGGGGCAGCCGGAGTCGGCTGCCGGAGGTGCGGGGGCGGAGAAAGGGTGGGGACCGGCCCCGCGGGGGGCGATGCGGTAGCTGCAGCGGCGGCGGCAGGAGTTTCCCACAATGCAGCGCGGCGCGCTGTCCCCGGTGCTAATGCTCAGCGCTGCCCCGGAGCCTCCGccgcgcccgcctcccgccctcTCCCCGCCGGGCCCGGGCCCGAGTCCCCGCCATGGCTCAGCCCGTCCGGGGCCCGCTCCAGAGCCGTCGGGGGGCCTGGGTGCGGCACTCGACAGCAGCCTGCGGGCTGCCGTGGCGTTCAAGGCGGAGGGCCAGCGCTGCTACCGGGAGAAGAAGTTCCGGGAAGCCATCGGCAAGTATCATCGGGCGCTGCTGCAGCTGAAGGCGGCGCAGGGGGCCCGCCCTGGCGGcctgcccgcccccgcccccgggcccACCAGCAGCCCTGGGCCGGCGCGCCTCAGCGAGGAGCAGCGGCGCCTGGTGGAGAGCACGGAGGTGGAATGTTACGACTCCCTCACGGGTATGCTGCCGTCGGCGAGGGGCGCACAGAGGGGCATGTGTGTGCGAGGCGGGCAGTGAGGGGCAATGACGAGCCCTTGGGGACTCGGAGGCGTGGGGAGTCTGGAGGCCGAGGGGTCCGGGGCTGTGGTCTGCTGAGGGAGACCTCGGGACTTGatcaggaagggggtgggggtaggggagtcGCAGGGTCtctggctggagggagggagccgGGAAGCAGGAAATGGGCTTTGGGCTGGGTCTTCAGGGCCCCACTTCCCCTGAGTCATTCTTTCCACCCCCTGCCACATGCGAACCTAAGGTGAGAAAGGTCCACCCTAAAGGAGCCACCCGAGGCCCCGTTGCTCGCCGCTGCGAGTGTCCTTAATACTCTTGTCTAGTGAAACCCGGCTAATCGCCCTAGAGCTCTTGTCTGTGCCTTTTGCGCCCTCTAGCGGCGGCGCAGATTGAGTCTACCTTGCTGGGCCACCAGACTGGCGCCCCCTGTTGGCCTGAGCAATCCCTTGGGCCGGGCTCCCGGCAGCCTCAGGCGTCTCCAGGCCAGGTGGGTTCCGGGAGGGCCGGCTGGCTCTGAGAGTATCCGCCCCCGGCGCCCCCGCAGCTTGCCTGCTGCAGTCGGAGCTCGTGAACTATGAACGCGTGCGCGAGTA
Coding sequences within:
- the TTC9B gene encoding tetratricopeptide repeat protein 9B translates to MQRGALSPVLMLSAAPEPPPRPPPALSPPGPGPSPRHGSARPGPAPEPSGGLGAALDSSLRAAVAFKAEGQRCYREKKFREAIGKYHRALLQLKAAQGARPGGLPAPAPGPTSSPGPARLSEEQRRLVESTEVECYDSLTACLLQSELVNYERVREYCLKVLEKQQGNFKATYRAGIAFYHLGDYARALRYLQEARSREPTDTNVLRYIQLTQLKMNRCSLQREDSGAGAGAGAGARDVVG